One Gloeothece verrucosa PCC 7822 DNA window includes the following coding sequences:
- a CDS encoding DUF3177 family protein has product MQDVWFKSLVWTDYRLAVLLTLILPIILLIWSWREKLESISRLLIIYWRVASLLLITVYLMIPGWQVSYITGFAARVLIPISLWFWVDLNDEIKDLPPSKLKTTLTSWRWAITIYTTLGASAMIPFLSCAFNEKAVDTPFCRVWLEAPWQFREFFHPNTEAEVLGFFGLLGLVVYLLYFVYFVFIRLAKQGRIALEQ; this is encoded by the coding sequence ATGCAAGACGTTTGGTTTAAATCTTTAGTTTGGACTGATTATCGCTTGGCAGTATTATTAACGCTTATCCTGCCAATTATTCTTTTAATCTGGTCTTGGAGAGAAAAACTCGAATCGATTTCTAGATTATTAATTATTTACTGGCGAGTAGCGAGTTTATTATTAATTACTGTGTATTTGATGATTCCCGGTTGGCAAGTGAGTTATATAACCGGTTTTGCCGCACGGGTTCTGATTCCTATTTCTTTGTGGTTTTGGGTGGATTTAAATGATGAAATTAAAGATTTGCCACCCAGTAAATTAAAAACCACTCTCACCTCTTGGCGTTGGGCGATCACTATTTACACTACTTTAGGTGCGAGTGCCATGATTCCTTTTCTCTCTTGTGCCTTTAATGAAAAAGCCGTCGATACCCCCTTCTGTCGAGTTTGGCTAGAAGCGCCCTGGCAATTTAGGGAATTTTTTCATCCTAATACCGAGGCCGAAGTGTTAGGCTTTTTCGGTTTGCTCGGATTAGTGGTTTATTTACTTTACTTTGTCTATTTTGTTTTTATTCGTTTAGCCAAACAGGGACGTATTGCTCTTGAACAATGA
- the glmM gene encoding phosphoglucosamine mutase: MVTSIYHNGNGRLNAASQDPGKVKSLNHLSVLPKIPLFGTDGIRGKVGELLNAPFALQLGFCAAQVLKASVKETKPIIIGQDSRNSSDMLAMAMAAGLTSAGVEVWHLGLCPTPCVAYLTRTLETMGGIMISASHNPPEDNGIKFFDHQGLKLPKDLAQQIENLLLNNSIDSQNGLTQTHLGWGKHYQRRELIQDYLQTLRQSLPVGVDLQGMRIVLDLAWGASVEIAPALFRALGAEVICLHEKPDGDRINVNCGSTHLELLQQAVKEYQADLGVAFDGDADRVLAVDSLGRVVDGDYILYFWGQTLKAQKQLPDNLIIATVMANLGFENAWRSLGGQLIRTAVGDQHVQAQMWETGAMLGGEQSGHIICHHHGVSGDGIQTALHLAALVHQSGNSLAALVEQSFQPYPQILRNVRVEDRERRSKWKECEPLQKAITLAETEMGTQGRVLVRASGTEPLIRVMVESQCAQSANYWTEHLVKVVQHHFT, encoded by the coding sequence ATGGTAACTTCTATATATCATAACGGAAATGGTCGTCTAAATGCGGCCAGCCAAGATCCCGGAAAAGTTAAATCCCTCAATCATCTTTCAGTGCTGCCAAAAATTCCCCTTTTTGGAACCGATGGGATTAGAGGAAAAGTGGGTGAGCTTTTAAATGCCCCTTTTGCCCTACAGTTGGGATTTTGTGCGGCGCAAGTTTTAAAAGCCTCGGTAAAAGAGACAAAACCCATTATTATAGGGCAAGATTCCCGCAATTCTAGCGATATGTTGGCTATGGCCATGGCAGCCGGGTTAACCTCTGCCGGAGTCGAAGTGTGGCATTTGGGATTATGTCCTACTCCCTGTGTGGCTTACTTAACGCGCACCTTAGAGACGATGGGCGGCATTATGATTTCGGCTTCTCACAACCCTCCTGAAGATAACGGAATTAAATTTTTTGATCATCAAGGATTAAAACTGCCTAAAGATTTAGCTCAACAAATTGAAAACCTTCTTTTAAACAATTCTATTGATTCTCAAAACGGGTTAACACAAACTCATTTAGGATGGGGAAAACATTATCAACGCCGCGAATTAATACAAGATTACTTGCAGACCTTGAGGCAATCTTTGCCGGTAGGGGTAGATTTACAAGGAATGCGAATAGTGCTAGACCTAGCTTGGGGAGCATCAGTAGAAATTGCCCCTGCTCTGTTTCGCGCTTTAGGAGCCGAAGTGATCTGTTTACATGAAAAACCCGACGGCGATCGCATTAATGTTAACTGTGGTTCTACCCATCTCGAGTTATTACAACAAGCTGTCAAAGAATATCAGGCCGACTTAGGGGTAGCGTTTGATGGAGACGCGGATAGGGTTTTAGCAGTAGACTCCCTAGGGCGAGTGGTAGATGGTGATTATATTCTCTATTTTTGGGGTCAAACCCTTAAAGCGCAAAAACAATTGCCAGATAATTTAATTATCGCTACAGTGATGGCCAATTTAGGCTTTGAAAACGCTTGGCGCTCTCTTGGGGGTCAATTAATTCGCACGGCGGTGGGCGATCAGCACGTTCAAGCCCAAATGTGGGAAACTGGAGCCATGTTAGGCGGCGAACAATCTGGACACATTATTTGTCATCATCACGGTGTTTCAGGAGATGGAATTCAAACCGCTTTACATCTGGCGGCTTTAGTCCATCAGTCGGGTAACTCTTTAGCCGCCTTAGTAGAACAAAGTTTTCAGCCGTATCCTCAAATTCTTCGCAATGTGCGGGTAGAAGATAGAGAACGCCGCTCTAAATGGAAAGAGTGTGAACCCTTGCAAAAGGCGATCACTCTTGCCGAAACCGAAATGGGAACACAAGGACGAGTATTAGTCCGGGCTTCAGGAACTGAACCGTTAATTCGAGTTATGGTAGAATCCCAGTGTGCCCAATCAGCTAACTATTGGACAGAACACTTAGTCAAGGTGGTTCAACACCATTTCACTTGA
- the hpsL gene encoding hormogonium polysaccharide biosynthesis protein HpsL: protein MAPLKKKKRKTSSKNPKNQAEQVDFKTKIAQKRQAREARKNLLGAIFSSIFCLIVFGIPLMLTVGVKEGIMVGIGIPILFLSYKYPRQALWVFLIYIPFGGTITYSIGGGSVVLQLVKDVFYIPALIKIIQERSRKRLPILIPKKIKPTLTILLICCFLTLMTVNTLQQFLPVCDETNPVLIQSPLTGELIKAPCRKGLTFLQGLFGLKVLLGYFPLALCAYYLIEDKKKLFFLGRLLVVLTIICCLLGLVQYWMLKSGRCLGTRNESGVQLYKASLEARCFIGGSLLYSPEFGQIRLPGTFVSPWHWGWFLVAHAAISYTVTFSEMINSFRENLQKTSLFWGIAGLISMILVLINAIICGQRLAFILVPSIYLVLLILSFLLLSTAQGSNLKQLFLKLKHLIPVLIGVGVFIIIGGVAALSFFNPDFIQERYESFLSRWAASNPLDFMSEQINLVLDNSRIFGKGLGEATSSARFLGDIYFLETYHAKIIYEIGVVGFFAFMGFLTHLLMLTFKAYRSVRNPGIASYGASFWVFMVIITYLPYWYPMDTDPVGVYYWFFAGVILKLPEIDKLELPLPDKENSQGKKLKFKRKKISWT, encoded by the coding sequence ATGGCACCCCTAAAAAAGAAAAAACGCAAAACTTCTTCTAAAAATCCGAAAAATCAAGCCGAGCAGGTGGACTTCAAAACAAAAATCGCCCAGAAAAGACAGGCGAGAGAAGCTCGAAAAAATTTGCTGGGAGCCATATTTTCCTCGATTTTTTGTTTGATTGTGTTCGGAATACCCCTGATGCTTACGGTGGGAGTGAAAGAAGGAATCATGGTGGGAATAGGAATTCCTATACTGTTTCTCAGCTATAAATATCCTCGTCAAGCCCTGTGGGTATTTTTAATTTATATACCTTTTGGAGGAACAATAACTTACTCAATCGGTGGTGGAAGTGTCGTTTTACAGCTTGTAAAAGATGTTTTTTATATTCCTGCCCTAATCAAAATTATCCAAGAACGTAGCCGCAAAAGACTACCAATATTAATCCCCAAAAAAATTAAGCCCACCTTAACAATTTTACTAATATGCTGTTTCCTGACGCTCATGACTGTCAATACACTACAGCAATTTCTTCCCGTTTGTGATGAAACTAACCCGGTTTTAATTCAGAGTCCCCTGACAGGAGAACTGATTAAAGCACCCTGTCGAAAAGGGCTAACGTTTTTACAAGGATTATTTGGCTTGAAAGTATTGCTCGGTTATTTTCCTTTAGCCTTATGTGCTTATTATTTAATCGAAGATAAAAAAAAGTTGTTTTTTCTCGGGCGGCTGTTAGTCGTATTAACAATTATCTGCTGTCTCCTCGGATTAGTCCAATACTGGATGCTCAAAAGTGGCCGATGTCTGGGCACACGCAATGAATCAGGTGTTCAGTTATATAAAGCCAGTTTAGAGGCAAGATGTTTTATCGGCGGCTCTTTATTATATAGCCCAGAGTTTGGACAAATTCGTTTACCTGGAACTTTTGTATCGCCTTGGCATTGGGGTTGGTTTCTCGTTGCCCATGCGGCTATTAGTTATACGGTTACTTTTAGTGAAATGATTAATTCTTTTCGAGAAAACTTGCAAAAAACCTCTCTATTTTGGGGAATTGCAGGCTTAATCAGTATGATATTAGTTTTAATTAATGCTATTATTTGTGGTCAAAGACTGGCGTTTATTTTAGTGCCAAGTATTTATCTTGTTTTACTCATTTTAAGTTTTTTACTCCTTTCAACAGCCCAAGGTTCCAATCTCAAACAATTGTTTCTTAAACTTAAACATCTGATTCCGGTTCTGATCGGAGTGGGAGTATTTATCATTATAGGAGGAGTCGCCGCACTTTCATTTTTTAACCCGGACTTTATACAAGAGCGTTATGAGAGCTTTCTAAGTCGTTGGGCAGCTTCTAACCCTTTAGACTTTATGTCTGAACAAATCAATCTTGTTTTAGATAATAGTAGGATTTTCGGCAAAGGTTTAGGAGAAGCCACATCCTCAGCCCGTTTTCTGGGCGACATATATTTTCTCGAAACTTATCACGCTAAAATTATATATGAAATAGGCGTGGTAGGATTTTTCGCTTTTATGGGTTTCTTAACCCATTTACTGATGCTAACTTTTAAAGCTTATCGTTCAGTTCGCAACCCAGGAATTGCCAGTTATGGTGCAAGCTTTTGGGTATTTATGGTGATCATTACTTATTTGCCTTACTGGTATCCTATGGATACTGATCCAGTAGGAGTCTATTATTGGTTTTTTGCAGGAGTAATTTTAAAGTTACCAGAAATTGATAAACTTGAACTTCCCCTACCCGACAAGGAAAATTCTCAAGGCAAAAAATTAAAATTTAAAAGAAAAAAAATTTCCTGGACTTAA
- the hpsN gene encoding hormogonium polysaccharide biosynthesis glycosyltransferase HpsN — MTYPYISVIVPTYRREEPLKDTLSDLLKQDYPAFEVLVVDQTPTHTPDIQTYLEQLSNHQKIRWFRVNWASLPGARNYGIRQAQGEIILFIDDDVQLPEGYLNAHARNYLSNADIGGVAGRVFDRMKLADSQKVNSSDSPYVIEDLPPQAMDPGIAWYYIDLVHTIKPQQVISARGCNMSFRREIFTKYGIGFDERFRGNAVREESDLCLRIRKSGYKIWYDPQAYLVHLGEESGGCHDISTRSLQYQLTFYHNHFLMALKNLTFNEQLRLYAKLFDCHVLGNPPCNKSGSPIKVFSRGIFYSLGFLDALKTQIMSLWNDGQIYSREEQVPDSNPNPDELKEKKNHENISS, encoded by the coding sequence ATGACTTATCCCTATATTTCTGTAATTGTACCCACTTATAGACGGGAAGAACCCTTAAAAGATACCCTCAGCGATCTTCTCAAACAAGATTATCCAGCTTTTGAGGTGCTAGTAGTGGATCAAACTCCCACCCATACCCCCGACATTCAAACCTATTTAGAACAGCTATCAAACCATCAGAAAATTCGATGGTTTCGAGTCAATTGGGCGAGTTTACCGGGCGCCCGTAACTACGGAATCAGACAAGCTCAAGGCGAAATTATTCTCTTTATTGATGATGATGTACAACTGCCCGAAGGATATTTAAATGCTCACGCTCGTAACTATCTCTCAAATGCCGATATTGGAGGGGTAGCAGGACGAGTTTTTGATCGCATGAAATTAGCAGATTCTCAAAAAGTTAATTCTTCGGATTCTCCTTATGTGATTGAAGATTTACCCCCTCAAGCTATGGACCCCGGCATCGCTTGGTATTATATAGATTTAGTCCATACCATTAAACCTCAACAAGTTATTTCAGCCCGAGGTTGTAATATGTCTTTCCGACGGGAAATATTTACCAAATACGGCATTGGGTTTGATGAACGATTTCGAGGAAATGCCGTCAGAGAAGAATCGGATTTATGCTTAAGAATAAGAAAAAGCGGCTATAAAATCTGGTACGATCCACAAGCTTATTTAGTGCATTTAGGAGAAGAAAGCGGCGGCTGTCATGATATCAGTACCCGCTCTCTTCAATACCAACTGACCTTTTATCACAATCATTTCCTGATGGCTCTGAAAAATTTAACCTTTAATGAGCAATTGCGTCTTTATGCTAAGTTATTTGATTGTCATGTGTTGGGAAATCCTCCCTGTAATAAAAGCGGTTCTCCTATCAAAGTTTTCAGCCGAGGGATTTTTTATAGTCTCGGTTTTCTCGATGCGTTGAAAACTCAAATTATGTCTTTATGGAATGACGGACAAATTTACAGCCGTGAGGAACAAGTTCCCGACTCCAACCCAAACCCTGATGAGTTGAAAGAAAAGAAAAACCATGAAAATATTAGTAGCTAG
- the hpsO gene encoding hormogonium polysaccharide biosynthesis glycosyltransferase HpsO, which produces MKILVASHTYIVELNCEKLRTLANLADGIEVTVVVPQRWKPGGVQNKIIKAQPWYDGTFRVIPIANLSQNNQPLLSFGTEIISLLQEFKPNVIQVEQGAKSLGYAQLITLNRLLNLKAKNCFFTWWNLPYQNKFPISWLENYNLRHTDGLIAGNQDAEDILREHGYTGAVKVMPQLGVDENLFKAQQQAELASELGIKSDDFVIGFVGRFVPEKGILTLIKALSGLKELSWKLLLLGRGELKENLLKEARENEIQDRLILTESVPHDAVPRYINLMNVLVLPSETNYQVKTLTAVGWKEQFGHVLIEAMACQVPVIGSNSGEIPYVIGEAGLIFPEGDSAALETCLRQVITQPEFAQKLAQSGYERVIEKYTNKALAKQQLEFYQELISAPNSRAIKK; this is translated from the coding sequence ATGAAAATATTAGTAGCTAGTCATACTTATATCGTTGAACTCAATTGTGAAAAACTGCGAACTCTGGCCAATTTGGCAGACGGAATAGAGGTAACAGTTGTTGTTCCTCAACGTTGGAAACCCGGAGGCGTGCAAAATAAAATCATTAAAGCTCAACCCTGGTACGATGGTACTTTTCGGGTTATTCCTATTGCTAATTTAAGTCAAAATAATCAACCTTTATTAAGTTTTGGCACTGAGATAATAAGCTTATTGCAAGAATTTAAGCCAAATGTTATTCAAGTAGAACAAGGAGCGAAATCTCTAGGCTATGCCCAGTTAATTACCCTTAACCGTCTATTAAACCTCAAGGCCAAAAACTGTTTTTTTACTTGGTGGAATCTTCCCTATCAAAATAAATTTCCTATTTCTTGGCTGGAAAATTATAATCTTCGTCATACCGACGGATTAATTGCCGGCAATCAAGATGCAGAAGATATTCTTAGAGAGCATGGTTACACAGGGGCCGTCAAAGTGATGCCTCAATTAGGAGTCGATGAAAACTTATTTAAGGCGCAACAGCAAGCCGAATTAGCCTCAGAATTAGGAATTAAATCCGATGATTTTGTGATCGGTTTTGTTGGTCGCTTTGTGCCTGAAAAAGGAATACTAACCTTAATTAAAGCATTGTCAGGTTTAAAAGAATTGTCGTGGAAACTATTGCTTTTAGGGCGAGGAGAACTGAAAGAAAATCTTTTAAAAGAAGCGAGAGAAAACGAAATTCAAGACCGATTAATTCTCACAGAAAGTGTCCCTCATGACGCAGTCCCTCGATATATTAATTTAATGAATGTTCTGGTGTTACCCTCGGAAACAAATTATCAGGTAAAAACCTTAACAGCCGTTGGATGGAAAGAACAATTCGGACATGTTTTAATTGAGGCTATGGCTTGTCAAGTGCCTGTGATTGGGTCAAATTCCGGAGAAATTCCCTATGTCATTGGAGAAGCTGGCTTAATTTTTCCTGAAGGAGATAGTGCCGCCCTAGAAACTTGTTTACGTCAAGTCATTACCCAACCCGAATTCGCTCAAAAATTAGCTCAGTCTGGTTATGAAAGAGTCATCGAAAAATATACTAATAAAGCTTTAGCTAAACAGCAATTAGAATTTTATCAGGAATTAATTTCAGCCCCCAATAGCCGAGCAATCAAAAAATGA
- the hpsP gene encoding hormogonium polysaccharide biosynthesis glycosyltransferase HpsP: MKVLQIIPSISLVYGGPSQMVLGLSKALAKSGVEVTIVTTDSNGDVGQPPLNVPIGQPVKQDGYEIIYFRCSPFRRYKFSLALLSWLAHQAKNYDLAHIHALFSPVSTAAAMMARACQLPYILRPLGTLDPADLEKKKTLKKIYGLLLEKPNLAGAAAIHFTSEQEAKVSSRYGVKTHDLVIPLGVELPQKLPELGKSRLRWGISQEQPLLLFMSRIDQKKGLDLLIPSLEILLGEGFDFHFVLAGSNPQEPAYEQQIREKIQSSKLGERTTITGFVQGENKFELLTDADLFILPSYYENFGIAVAEAMAIGTPVVISNQVYIWDEVEKAAAGWVTSCSVEGLTQTLRGVLQDEQGRKQRGINARKLVEENYSWDAIALSMVKIYQELS, from the coding sequence ATGAAAGTCCTGCAAATTATTCCCTCTATATCTTTAGTGTATGGTGGTCCATCTCAAATGGTATTAGGACTATCCAAGGCCTTAGCCAAATCAGGAGTTGAAGTCACCATTGTGACGACTGATTCTAACGGAGATGTGGGACAACCACCGCTAAATGTTCCCATCGGACAACCCGTAAAACAGGATGGCTATGAAATCATTTATTTTCGCTGTTCCCCTTTTCGACGTTATAAATTTTCTCTAGCTTTATTGAGTTGGTTAGCTCATCAGGCAAAAAACTATGATCTAGCCCATATTCATGCCTTATTTTCGCCGGTGAGTACCGCAGCCGCCATGATGGCCAGGGCTTGTCAATTACCCTATATTTTACGTCCTCTGGGAACTCTCGACCCAGCCGATTTAGAAAAGAAAAAAACCCTGAAAAAAATTTATGGGTTACTGTTAGAAAAACCTAACTTAGCTGGGGCAGCCGCTATTCATTTTACCAGTGAACAAGAAGCTAAAGTTTCCTCACGTTATGGTGTGAAAACCCATGATTTAGTCATTCCTTTAGGGGTAGAATTGCCACAGAAATTACCCGAATTAGGAAAAAGCCGCTTGCGATGGGGGATTAGCCAAGAACAACCGCTATTATTATTTATGTCTCGTATTGATCAGAAAAAGGGATTAGATTTATTAATTCCGTCCTTAGAAATTTTGTTAGGCGAGGGATTCGATTTTCATTTTGTCTTAGCTGGGAGTAACCCTCAAGAGCCGGCTTATGAACAGCAAATCCGAGAAAAAATACAAAGCTCAAAATTAGGAGAAAGAACCACGATTACAGGTTTTGTGCAAGGGGAAAACAAATTCGAATTACTCACAGACGCAGATTTGTTTATTTTACCCTCCTATTATGAAAATTTTGGCATTGCTGTAGCAGAGGCAATGGCGATAGGCACTCCTGTGGTCATTTCTAATCAGGTTTATATTTGGGATGAAGTAGAAAAAGCCGCCGCCGGTTGGGTGACATCTTGCAGCGTTGAGGGGTTGACTCAAACCTTAAGGGGGGTATTACAGGATGAACAAGGCAGAAAACAACGAGGAATCAATGCGCGAAAATTAGTAGAGGAGAATTATAGTTGGGATGCTATCGCGCTGTCGATGGTTAAAATTTATCAAGAACTTTCTTAA